One Pocillopora verrucosa isolate sample1 chromosome 10, ASM3666991v2, whole genome shotgun sequence genomic window carries:
- the LOC131793520 gene encoding uncharacterized protein, which translates to MTANAVFSDIFTMQAFGDLTSDLKSLFLIQQCNQTCCTLCNNQILKTTSTIVLYITCPNILPTEFENCVSEAALPNSSPLFCDACQRHSGDISGLQHFVTMPKFLHIELSSISFGQTVLPASMELLGTFYLLKAVVRCASHHFTIAINNGRYWFYYDDLCSAVQQYATFQDILNVYANGWYFAVYESSVDNIINIHQGIDSCTLMPDHSYSKLEDKERQACDDFGKEVCTPRKRQRPETNTDKLIDRKRKLNLNVVNPHLKNYKIAKKAKETESEKLSRQKKQKEYMRAYRRKIKDYETGEEKQARLIKQNVQKWNSRQKKEDNTFDVIKPVGKFTAKKAKETESEKLSRQKNQKEYMRAYRRKIKDYETGEEKQAQLIKQTVQFKWNSRQKKEDNTFDVIKPVGKFTAWQKVDKPLHNVDKEAYLSQFDSINTGPIHVQKWAIKNMEDFHNSLKFKIYMCEVCHEAWPLSSKGKKRSPYMCSRCSRDKNGVKKFSSQNGMIPSQVPNELQGLTQLEEMLIARVFPVISVYTKPGGQKAYKGHCINFSQDIQELANSLPRNLSEMPVIVVSVKGKDNTYKDLTVRREKVSCALHWLVQHNPVYKDITIDYELLAFLPSDGIPTELRKIYCTENSKDDEIDPDRGPLDEIPFNEDTELSSTILNPVQLKPQKQLIKDELLQNSKINWPNRNSSPLNEFKIEYLATMAFPTLFPDGKGDPTNSATMRDVTLGDKIKHLIKFAEYNNGKWAYRFASHPRFAYWAFNMIQRHRLLSQGNIFLKQNPGEAKLTVEQLQQMLQTNTYSTLMSKLMHYAKNVTGSNSYWHKAKEDLRATIAQVGPPTIFFTLSCAEYHWPEFHELFCDPHSETLQPAIRQQNVLQNPHILDWFFTERTDRFVKFWLKESLGASWHWYRYEYAVQRGSIHCHGVAKLKNDPGLCELTEIALQGFLASKHINENKGNLSEEEILELETKINQGIQAESVVCQYVDFILTTWNPCSPEEGWSKPDSHPCQTQYLSLNGKQKEEDYVNLLNSVERHTMCSTKYCLRETSKNELACRFKFPFENCPKTRIDFEPINTKSGQTKYRATIVTKRNDSRLNRHQPLQLQGWRANCDIQIIIDYVACLEYLVKYTSKGEKASSVLNNAFTNVISKASDESDIHNILKQIMIKSVGQRDYSIQEVMHHLLSLKCVSATHEVINTSLDGSRRVQVSKNKDFCTIPSMLDIYAEREKFIKTFPDILTYNFLQFTSTFVSKNSKLEKRKQAVIVKTYPKFSSNPQNQQYGLFCKYQLLKYKPWQHVADNAWDNLEQCDETYKACWMNFLCSDCGKNSVPDWELQLSSLKAAINLENENENMEIIEEEKEEWMFMSELNLQELSTDTEYNSTLAPEGYWHNVSEHFDDVDLLSVTSWLNTQKNKNEPSWHISSRVIDISSFSSDQLLAYHIILNHFNSSNELPLHLLVKGIAGSGKSYVIDAVRNVLKEKCQVLAYTGKASFNVKGVTLHSFLKLPIGSKRLFELKGIALQQLQTNLQNIQYLIIDEYSFVGQSLFGWIDCRCRQATGLADQAFGGLSVILVGDIAQLSPVGDKPLFHSLPKSEKQIQGHLIYKEFKQVVTLSVNHRVDGKTNAHSCFRDLLIRARNGESTLADWQTLLSRTPENVTNIEEFLTSSVRLSYLKAKVAEMNLIKLKNLNQPIATIKARHSGGAQTLSSDEMGGLEPVIYLAKGARVMLTMNMWTEVGLCNGALGTVLDFVYADGQTPPALPICVLVQFDEQYNGPSLTASVPRCVPICPITQISQNIGHTCERQQLPLKLAWAMTIHKSQGLTLKKAWIDLGPSENSPGMTYVALSRVKRLQDLIIEPMTFERLQAYKKSNFLKYRLIEEKRIDSLSLNASKNGHHE; encoded by the coding sequence ATGACTGCAAATGCTGTTTTTAGTGACATATTTACCATGCAAGCATTTGGGGATTTAACCAGTGATTTGAAATCATTATTTCTTATTCAACAATGTAATCAGACTTGCTGCACCCTGTGTAACAATCAAATATTGAAAACTACTAGCACTATTGTCTTGTATATTACTTGTCCAAATATTCTGCCCACTGAATTTGAAAACTGTGTTTCAGAAGCTGCTTTGCCTAATAGCAGCCCACTTTTTTGTGATGCATGTCAAAGGCATTCTGGTGATATTTCAGGTTTGCAACATTTTGTTACCATGCCAAAATTTTTACACATTGAATTATCATCAATTTCTTTTGGTCAAACTGTTCTACCAGCAAGTATGGAACTCTTAGGTACATTTTACTTATTAAAAGCTGTTGTGCGGTGTGCAAGCCACCATTTCACTATTGCTATAAACAATGGTCGTTATTGGTTTTATTATGATGATCTCTGTAGTGCAGTTCAGCAATATGCTAcatttcaagatattttgaATGTTTACGCCAATGGATGGTATTTTGCTGTTTATGAAAGCTCTGTTGATAACATTATTAATATACATCAAGGCATTGATTCCTGTACATTAATGCCAGACCATTCTTATTCAAAATTAGAGGATAAAGAACGCCAAGCCTGTGATGATTTTGGGAAAGAAGTTTGCACACCCAGAAAACGACAAAGACCAGAAACAAATACTGACAAATTGATagatagaaaaagaaagctgaaCTTAAATGTAGTAAATCCACATTTGAAGAATTACAAAATTGCTAAAAAAGCCAAAGAGACAGAGAGTGAAAAACTTTCTagacaaaaaaagcaaaaagaataTATGAGGGCATACAGAAGGAAAATAAAGGATTATGAGACAGGGGAGGAGAAGCAAGCACgattgataaaacaaaatgtgcAAAAGTGGAACTCTAGACagaaaaaggaagacaataCATTTGATGTAATTAAACCAGTAGGAAAATTTACAGCTAAAAAAGCCAAAGAGACAGAGAGTGAAAAACTTTCTagacaaaaaaaccaaaaagaataTATGAGGGCATACAGAAGGAAAATAAAGGATTATGAGACAGGGGAGGAAAAGCAAGCacaattgataaaacaaactgTGCAATTTAAGTGGAACTCTAGACagaaaaaggaagacaataCATTTGATGTAATTAAACCAGTAGGAAAATTTACAGCATGGCAAAAAGTAGATAAACCACTGCATAATGTTGACAAAGAAGCATATTTATCTCAATTTGACAGTATAAACACTGGACCAATTCATGTACAGAAGTGGGCTATCAAAAACATGGAAGACTTTCATAATTCacttaaattcaaaatttatatGTGTGAAGTTTGCCATGAGGCATGGCCATTATCATCAAAAGGCAAAAAGAGATCTCCTTATATGTGTTCAAGATGTTCACGTGACAAGAATGgagtgaaaaaattttcatctcagAATGGAATGATTCCTTCACAAGTCCCAAATGAATTGCAAGGTTTAACGCAATTAGAGGAAATGTTAATAGCTCGTGTTTTCCCAGTAATTTCTGTTTATACAAAACCAGGTGGACAAAAAGCATATAAAGGTCATTGTATTAACTTCTCTCAAGATATCCAAGAGTTAGCCAATTCATTGCCAAGAAACCTAAGTGAAATGCCAGTAATAGTTGTGTCAGTCAAAGGCAAAGATAATACTTATAAAGATCTCACTGTGAGACGTGAAAAGGTCAGCTGTGCTCTGCACTGGTTAGTTCAACATAACCCTGTATATAAGGATATCACTATTGATTATGAATTGTTGGCTTTCTTGCCTTCTGATGGCATTCCCACTGAGCTGCGTAAAATTTATTGTACTGAGAACAGTAAAGATGATGAAATTGATCCAGACAGAGGTCCTCTTGATGAAATACCTTTCAATGAAGACACAGAATTGAGTAGCACAATTCTTAACCCTGTACAACTAAAGCCACAGAAGCAGCTGATAAAAGATGAGTTATTacaaaacagtaaaatcaaTTGGCCTAATAGGAATTCAAGTCCTCTCAATgagtttaaaattgaatatttagCTACTATGGCATTTCCTACTTTGTTCCCAGATGGTAAAGGAGATCCTACTAACAGTGCTACAATGCGTGATGTGACCCTtggagataaaataaaacatttgattaAATTTGCTGAATATAATAATGGTAAATGGGCTTATAGGTTTGCAAGTCACCCACGGTTTGCTTATTGGGCATTCAACATGATTCAGAGGCACAGACTCCTTAGtcagggaaatatttttttaaagcaaaaccCTGGTGAAGCTAAGTTAACTGTAGAACAACTTCAACAAATGCTTCAAACAAATACGTATTCTACTTTAATGTCAAAACTTATGCATTATGCTAAAAATGTTACTGGTAGCAATAGCTATTGGCACAAAGCTAAAGAGGATTTGCGAGCAACCATTGCTCAAGTAGGACCGCCTactatattttttactttatcttGTGCTGAGTACCATTGGCCTGAATTTCATGAACTCTTTTGTGACCCTCACTCTGAAACACTTCAACCAGCAATCAGGCAGCAAAATGTTCTTCAAAATCCACATATCTTGGATTGGTTTTTTACTGAGCGAACAGATCGTTTTGTCAAGTTTTGGTTAAAAGAGTCATTAGGGGCTTCTTGGCATTGGTACAGATACGAGTATGCAGTTCAGAGAGGTTCAATTCATTGTCATGGagttgcaaaattgaaaaatgatcCAGGACTTTGCGAACTGACAGAAATTGCATTGCAAGGTTTTTTAGCATCAAAGCATAtcaatgagaacaaaggaaatttgtcagaagaagaaatattagaACTGGAGACTAAGATAAATCAAGGTATACAAGCAGAGTCTGTTGTTTGTCAGTATGTTGACTTTATACTAACAACTTGGAATCCATGTTCCCCAGAAGAAGGGTGGTCCAAACCAGATTCTCATCCATGTCAAACCCAGTATCTGTCTTTGAATGGCAAACAAAAAGAGGAAGACTATGTGAATTTATTAAACTCTGTTGAGAGACATACAATGTGCAGTACTAAGTATTGTCTAAGGGAAACTAGCAAAAATGAATTAGCCTGTAGattcaaatttccttttgaaaattgcCCAAAGACAAGAATAGATTTTGAACCAATAAACACTAAATCAGGCCAAACCAAGTATAGAGCAACCATTGTTACTAAGCGAAATGATTCAAGATTAAATCGTCACCAACCACTGCAGCTCCAAGGATGGAGGGCAAATTGTGATATTCAAATTATTATAGATTATGTGGCATGTTTGGAATATCttgtgaaatacacatcaaaaggagaaaaagctTCTTCAGTTCTAAATAATGCATTCACCAATGTAATTAGTAAAGCATCGGACGAAAGTGACATTCATAACATTTTGAAGCAAATTATGATCAAAAGTGTCGGACAACGAGATTATTCAATCCAAGAAGTTATGCATCATTTACTCTCACTCAAATGTGTAAGTGCAACACATGAAGTAATAAATACATCTCTTGATGGTTCACGAAGAGTACAGGTGTCCAAAAATAAGGATTTTTGTACAATCCCATCCATGTTGGATATTTATGCTGAACGAGAGAAGTTTATTAAGACATTTCCAGACATACTGACAtataattttttgcaatttacCTCCACATTTGTAAGCAAAAACTCAAAACTGGAGAAAAGGAAGCAAGCTGTAATAGTTAAAACTTATcccaaattttcttcaaatccTCAAAATCAGCAGTATGGGCTGTTCTGTAAATATCAACTGCTAAAATATAAACCTTGGCAACATGTAGCAGACAATGCATGGGACAATCTTGAACAGTGTGATGAAACTTATAAAGCATGTTGGATGAACTTTTTGTGTAGTGATTGTGGGAAGAACAGTGTTCCTGACTGGGAATTGCAATTGAGCAGCTTAAAAGCAGCCATTaatctggaaaatgaaaatgaaaacatggaaattatagaggaagaaaaggaagaatgGATGTTTATGTCAGAACTGAATTTACAGGAGTTGAGCACAGATACTGAATATAACTCGACGTTAGCTCCTGAAGGATATTGGCACAATGTTAGTGAACATTTTGACGATGTTGATCTACTTTCTGTTACTTCTTGGTTAAAtactcagaaaaataaaaatgaaccaAGTTGGCACATATCATCAAGAGTAATAGATATTTCAAGTTTTAGTAGCGATCAATTGTTGGCATACCATATCATTCTAAATCACTTCAACAGCAGTAATGAACTGCCTTTGCATCTACTTGTTAAAGGAATTGCAGGTTCAGGAAAAAGCTATGTTATTGATGCTGTAAGAAATGTTCTTAAGGAAAAATGTCAAGTACTAGCATATACTGGAAAGGCCTCTTTTAATGTCAAGGGTGTAACACTGCATTCTTTCCTCAAACTACCAATTGGTTCAAAAAGACTCTTCGAATTGAAAGGAATAGCTTTGCAACAACTTCaaactaatttacaaaacaTTCAGTATTTGATTATAGACGAATATTCATTTGTTGGCCAGAGCTTATTTGGGTGGATAGATTGTAGATGCAGGCAAGCTACAGGTTTAGCTGATCAAGCTTTTGGTGGTCTTTCTGTTATTCTGGTCGGTGATATAGCACAGTTATCCCCAGTTGGTGATAAACCACTTTTCCATTCTTTGCCAAAATCAGAAAAACAGATTCAGGGTCACCTCATATATAAAGAGTTCAAACAAGTCGTCACATTGTCAGTGAATCATAGAGTTGATGGCAAAACTAATGCCCACAGCTGCTTTAGAGATCTCCTCATTAGAGCACGAAATGGAGAATCCACTTTGGCAGATTGGCAGACATTGTTATCTAGAACTCctgaaaatgtaacaaatattgAAGAATTCCTAACATCATCTGTAAGGCTATCCTATCTGAAGGCAAAAGTTGCAGAAATGAACttgatcaaattaaaaaatctaaacCAGCCAATAGCAACAATCAAAGCCCGTCATTCTGGTGGTGCTCAAACACTTAGCTCTGATGAAATGGGAGGATTAGAACCTGTCATATATTTAGCTAAAGGTGCTAGAGTTATGCTCACTATGAACATGTGGACAGAAGTTGGTCTTTGTAATGGTGCACTAGGAACTGTATTAGATTTTGTATATGCTGATGGGCAAACTCCTCCAGCCCTGCCTATTTGTGTTCTTGTACAGTTTGATGAACAATATAATGGACCTTCTTTAACTGCAAGTGTTCCAAGATGCGTTCCAATTTGTCCAATAACCCAAATTTCACAAAACATAGGTCACACATGTGAAAGACAACAACTTCCTTTAAAGCTAGCATGGGCTATGACTATTCACAAAAGCCAAGGTCTGACTCTTAAAAAAGCATGGATAGATCTCGGCCCTTCAGAGAATTCACCTGGTATGACATATGTGGCTCTTAGTAGAGTAAAAAGACTCCAAGATCTCATAATTGAGCCAATGACATTTGAAAGGTTGCAAGCTtacaaaaaatcaaattttttgaaatataggttaattgaagaaaaaagaattgattCTTTATCTCTAAATGCTTCTAAAAATGGTCATCATGAGTAA